A window from Malania oleifera isolate guangnan ecotype guangnan chromosome 7, ASM2987363v1, whole genome shotgun sequence encodes these proteins:
- the LOC131160080 gene encoding glutathione S-transferase F11 — protein MVVKVYGPLKAACPQRVLACLLEFGADFELVHVDLHAGHHKRPDFLLRQPFGQVPVIEDGNFRLFESRAIIRYIAAKHAGRGPNLLGRTVEERALVDQWLEVEAHNFNDLVYTLVLQLVILPQMGQQGDLALAHSCECKLEKVLDIYEQRLSESVYLAGDSFTLADLSHLPGIRYLIEDAGMGHLIKEREAVNSWWEDISSRLAWKKVIKLAAE, from the exons ATGGTGGTGAAAGTATATGGTCCGCTTAAGGCCGCTTGCCCTCAGAGGGTTTTGGCTTGCCTTCTTGAGTTCGGTGCAGACTTCGAGCTTGTCCACGTTGATCTTCACGCCGGCCACCACAAACGCCCTGACTTTCTTCTTCGCCAG CCATTTGGACAAGTTCCTGTCATTGAGGATGGGAATTTCAGGCTCTTCG AGTCAAGGGCAATCATAAGGTATATCGCAGCAAAGCACGCAGGGCGAGGCCCGAACTTGCTTGGAAGAACGGTGGAGGAGAGGGCCCTAGTGGACCAATGGCTGGAAGTCGAAGCCCATAATTTTAACGATCTGGTTTACACCCTAGTGCTCCAACTTGTGATCCTCCCCCAAATGGGTCAACAAGGAGACCTGGCCTTGGCCCACTCCTGCGAGTGCAAGCTGGAGAAGGTGCTCGACATCTATGAGCAACGGTTATCGGAGAGTGTCTACCTCGCCGGAGACTCCTTCACCTTGGCCGATCTCAGCCACCTTCCTGGAATCAGGTACCTCATCGAGGATGCTGGAATGGGTCACTTGATCAAGGAGAGGGAGGCCGTCAACTCCTGGTGGGAGGACATCTCAAGCAGGCTTGCTTGGAAGAAAGTCATTAAGTTGGCTGCTGAATGA